Below is a window of Christensenella minuta DNA.
CTTCGAGGATGCGGTGGGCGCCGGCGTGGACATGGCGGAATTTTCGCAGGATGCGGCGGCGGAAGCGGCCGCGGCGCTTGCGGGGCTCGGATATAACCGGCAGGAGGCCGTTGCCGCGGTCGCTGCGGTGCGGGGCCTTGGAGATACGGCGGAGGAGCTTGTGGCCCTTGCGCTGAAGAGAATAGGAAAATAACCCGAAAACAGAAAGGAACAGAAAACGATGAAAAAGATACTGACCGTACTGATGGCGGCAATATTGGTTATGGCGCTCGCGGCCTGCGCCGCGCAGCCCGCGGCGGAAGAGCCCGCGCAGATCGCGAATCCGTGGAGTACGGTTGCGGACGCGGCGGAAGCGAAGGAAAAAACAGGCCTTACGATGAGCGCGCTGCCCGAAGGAGCGGCGGACGCCTCCTATTCCGTATTGGAAGAAGATAAAATTGCACAGGTGATATTCACATGGAACGGCGATGAATATACGTTCCGCATGGCACCCGGAACGCAGGAGAACCTTGCGGGAATGTATGTGGAATTTGATACCACGGAAGAAATGTCATGGGAAGATTATCCGTATACCATCAGCTATACTGAAGGCAAGGAAGGCATGAGCGAGTGGCACGATACGCTTGCGGACGCAACCTACACGGTGACAATGTCCGGGGGGGCCACGAAGGAAAAGCTGGCGGAGGTGTCCGAAGCGCTGATCCCGGCGGGCTGAGTTTATCCCGAAAGGGCGGAGCAAAGGGAGCGTCCCGGAATGCGGCAGGCTTAGCGCTGTTGATTTCAAGGGGCCGTCAGAAACAAGCAGGGTTTCCGCGCGCCGGCATGCGCGGGGAATTAAGTTAGAGCGGGAAAAAACGGGAGACAAACCGTCGGGAAGGCCGAGCCGTGGGCGATGGCCCGGTTGTGGCGGTTCAGAGGTTCTTTTGTAAAGCAAACAGAACCCTGCGGTGTGTTTTCCCGAAGTGACCGAAGGGAGCGCCATAGGGTATGGAAGAAGAGTCCCGTATTGTTTCGGGAATGAAAATGAATGAAGACGTGACTGCGGATGTGACGCTGCGTCCGCAGTCGCTCGGGGAGTATATCGGGCAGGATAAGGTCAAGGAAAAAATGGCGGTCTTTATCGAAGCTGCCAAAAAACGCGGGGAAGCGCTGGACCATGTGCTTTTATACGGCCCGCCCGGCCTTGGGAAAACGACGCTGGCACATATTATCGCACAGGAGCTGAACGTCAATATCCGCATAACATCCGGACCGGCAATCGAGCGTCCGGGAGACCTCGCGGCGCTGCTGACGAACCTTTCCGATAAGGACGTGCTGTTTATTGACGAAATCCACCGCCTGAATTCCAGTGTGGAGGAGGTGCTTTATCCGGCGATGGAGGATTACGCGCTGGATATTATCCTCGGGAAAGGACCGTCCGCACGGTCGATGCGCATCGACCTGCCTCGTTTTACGCTGGTGGGGGCGACAACGCGCGCGGGGATGCTGACCTCGCCCCTGCGGGACAGGTTCGGGGTCATGGGCCGTTTGCAGATGTATGACACCGATCAGCTTAAAACGATCGTAAAGCGCTCCGCAAGGATATTGGAGATCGAGGTAGATGAAGAAGGCGCGGCGGAGATTGCGCGGCGTTCCCGCGGGACCCCGCGTATCGCCAACCGGCTTTTGCGCCGCGTGCGCGATTTTGCGGATGTGAGGGCGGAAGGCATCATTACAAGGGATGCGGCGGATCAGGGGCTGAAGCTGCTGGAGGTCGATGAACTCGGGCTTGATAATTCCGACCGTTTGATCCTTGACGCGATCATTACAAAATTTGGCGGCGGGCCGGTGGGCCTCGACACGCTTGCGGCGACCACGGGTGAGGAATCGGGCACGATCGAGGATGTGATCGAACCTTTCCTTTTGCAGCTTGGTTTTATCCAGCGGACGCCGCGAGGACGCTGTGCGACGGAAAATGCATACCGGCATATGGGACTCCCGCTGCCGAAGAATATTGATAGCAAGGGGCAAACCCGGCTCTTTTAGCTGGAGCGGACACTATGAAGACATCTGATTTCGATTACAATTTACCTGAAGAACTGATTGCACAGACTCCGATCGAGCCGCGAGACCATTCGCGGCTTCTTGTATACGACCGGGAAACGCAGGAGGTCAGCCACCGGCATTTTTACGATGTGACCGATTACCTGAAACAAGGGGACGTGCTCGTTTTAAATGAAACGAAGGTCCTTCCCGCCCGTTTGTACGGGAAAAAGAGGGGGACGGGAACGGATTTTGAATTTTTGCTGCTAAAGCGCCTCAAGCTTGACGTTTGGGAAGCGATCATGCGTCCGGGCAAAAAGCTGAAGCCGGGCGGATGGGTGGATTTTGGCGGCGATCTCTGTGCGGAGCTACTTTGCAAAAAGGAAGACGGCGTATGCGAGGTGCGCTTCCGGTATGACGGTGTGTTTGAAGAATTGCTCGACAAGTACGGCAACATGCCGCTTCCGCCATATATCACAAAGCGCCTCGAACGGAAGGAACGTTATCAGACAGTATACGCAAAAGAGGACGGCAGCGCCGCCGCACCCACGGCGGGCCTGCATTTTACGCCGGAGTTGCTGGATAAAATTGAGGGAATGGGCGTTACGGTCGTGAAAATATTGCTGCATGTGGGACTAGGTACGTTTCGTCCGATGAAGGAGGAAACGGTAGAGGAACACGTGATGCATTCAGAGTATTACAGCGTAAGCCCGCAGGCGGCGGAGACCATTAATGCCGCCAAGCGGGAAGGAAGGCGTGTGATCGCCGTGGGGACAACCTCGGTTCGCACCCTTGAAAGCGCGGCAAGGAACCGTCTCGTGCAGGCGGGGAGCGCGGATACGGATATTTTTATTTATCCGGGTTATGAATACCAGATTGTGGATGCGCTGATTACCAATTTCCACCTTCCGAAGTCTACGCTGATTATGCTCGTAAGCGCGCTTATGGGCAGGGAAGCGACACTTGACGTCTACCGGCAGGCCGTGGAAGAGCGTTACCGGTTTTTTAGTTTTGGCGACGCAATGATGATCGTATGAGGAAACGTTATGAAGTTATGGGCCGTTTATTTCAGCGCGACGGGTACGACCAAAAAGATCGTCACCGCTGTTGCCCGGGTACTTGGCGAACGCCTTGGGGCGGAAAAATATGAATTTGATTTCACGCTGCCTGCCGCGCGGCGCGGATGGCCGGAGTTTAAGCGGGAAGATATCGCCGTGTTTGGTATACCCGTCTATGCGGGCCGCGTACCAAACGTATTGCTGCGGTACTTGGATACGGTTGCCGGGAACGGCGCGCTTGCCGTACCCGTCGTTTTATACGGGAACCGTAATTTTGACGATGCGCTGGCGGAACTGCGGGACATTCTCGTAAAGGACGGATTCATGCCCGCCGCTGGTGCGGCGTTTATAGGTGAGCATGCGTTTTCCCGCAGGCTTGCAAAGGGACGGCCGGATGAAAAGGATATGGAACGCGCAAAGCGGTTTGCGGAGAAGATATTTACCAAACTGGAGATGGGAACCGTTTCCGGCCCGGAGATTCCGGGAATACCGTTCCCTTACCGGGGATATTATATGCCGCGCGACGGGGAAGGGAACCCTATTGATATCCGCAGGGTAAAACCACGGACTGCGGACTGCTGCGGCGGATGCGGAATCTGTGTGGATGTGTGTCCGATGGGCAGTATTTCCCGTGAAAATGTGCGGGAATGCGGCGGAATCTGCATCAAATGCGGCGCGTGCGTGAAGGCATGCCCGAAGCACGCGAAATATTTTGACGACGAGGGCTATCTGTGTCATTTGCACCAGCTTGAGGAAGGACTTAAGGACCGGCGGGAACCGGAGCTATTTTTATAAAACGGGGGAAGGATTATGTTTGGGCATTTGGGATTTTCATATGTGGGACTTATTTTTCTTGTTTTGCTTATCGTTCCCAATATTCTATGGAGCAGGAATCCGCCCGAAGATTACGACAACAGCTTTGAACACGGTATTTTGATGCTGCTGGAGCGCATTGGACAGGTTGGCTGTTTTCTGTGCGCGCTGATGTTCAGCGATTTCAATTTTGCGCCCTTTACACCGTGGACGTTATGGCTGGTTTTTGCTTTCGCGGCGATGGCGCTCTACGAATTATGCTGGGTGCGGTATTTCAAAAGCAGACGGCGGGCGCGGAATATGTACCGCAGCTTTTATGGAATTCCCGTTCCGCTGGCGACGCTGCCCGTAGCGGCCTTTGTGTTGCTGGGCGTTTACGGGAAAATAATCTGGATGATCCTGTTTTCCATCATCTTCGGCGTGGGGCATATCGGAATCCATTTACAGCATGCGGAGGTATGCGGGGTAAAATTAAAATAAAAAAAGGACATGCGGTTCATTCAGCGCCTGTCCTTTTTACTGACGTTTTTACCAGATGCCGAGGAGGTGCTGCATACCGAGGCTTACGGCGGCAATACCGATCCAGCAGACGAGCCCCATGAAGATCGGCTTTCCGCCTGTCCTGACCAGCTTTACGATATGGGTATTGAGGCCGATGGCCGCCATTGCCATGATAATGAAAAACTTACTGAGTTCCTTGAGCGGGCCGGTGACGAACGCCGGAAGATTGAATATCGTTGTGACGACCGAGGCAAGGACAAAGAACAGGACGAACCAGGGAAATATTTTTTTAAAGCTGAATGCGGTACCGGCCGCCGCGTCCAGCTTTTTTTCTTTGCGCGTACGCACGAAGGCCAGTACCAGGGTGATTGGAATGATCGCGAGGGTGCGCGTGAGTTTCACGATTGTCGCCTGGTCAAGCGTATTGCTGCCGTGAATTCCGTCCCACGCGGCGGCTGCGGCCGTGACGGAGGAGGTATCGTTGATGGCCGTACCCGCAAACAGGCCGAACCCTTCGTTCGAGAGGCCAAGCGCGCCGCCGAGCGTTGGGAAAATGAGCGCGGCGATGACATTGAACAGGAAGATGACAGAGATGGACTGGGCGATCTCCTCGTCGTTCGCGCCGATAACGGGGGCGGTGGCTGCGATGGCGGAGCCGCCGCAGATAGAGGAGCCTACGCCGATCAAAGTGGAGATGCGCGAAGGCATTTTCATGGCGCGGTACAGGATGAATGCGAGAATAAGCGAGGTGGAAATCGTGGAAATAATAATCGGCAAGGACTGTGCGCCTAGCCGCAGGATCTCCGCCAGATTCATACCGAAGCCGAGGAGCACCACCGCCCATTGCAGGATCTTCTTGGAAGTGAAGTTGATTCCCGGCTGGAGGACCTCCTTCCGTTTTATCAGGAGAGCCAGGAGCATGCCGGTCAGGATCGCAAACACCGGCCCGCCGACCACGGGCAGAAGTTTGCCGAGAAAAAATGCGGGAATGGCGATCAAGAGGCACAAAATGATCCCCGTCCAGTTCGTTCTTAAAAATTTCATACCATTAACCTGCCTTAACTATAGATAAAAATTGTAAATACAAATATCATTATACTAGTTTAGCTGATAATTTAAAATTATATATATTTATATAATGATAAATATATGTTATTATATATAAAAGGAGGGATATCATGCTCGATTTTAGGATGGATACGTTCCTGATGGTGTGTGAGACCATGAATTTTACGCGCGCCGCGGAACGGCTCAATATTACCCAGCCGGCCGTATCGCAGCATATCCGTTTTCTGGAGGACTATTACGGCGCGAAGTTGTTTGCGTATCAGGGAAAGAAAATGGAGATCACGGAGGCGGGACGGCTTTTGCAGAGCGCGGGGCTTACCATGAAACATGACGTGATGTCTTTAAAGGAGGAGATGGGCGGCCTAGGAGACGGGGAAAGCCTTCGTTTCGGCGTCACGCTTACGGTGGGGGAATTTGTGATTCCCGAGCCTGCCGCGCGCTATCTGGCGAACCATCCGGAGGCAGCTTTGCGGATGGACGTATCGAACACCAAGGAGCTCCTGCGGAAGCTCGACGGCGGCGAGATCGATTTTGCGCTGGTAGAGGGCAATTTTGCCAAAAGCGAGTACGAGCACCTTGTCTATGCGACGGAACCGTATATCGCCGTATGCGGGGCGGACCATGCGTTCAGGACGGAGGTGCATAAGATAGAGGACCTGACCGGGGAGCGGATCATTGTGCGGGAAGCGGGATCGGGCACACGGGAGATATTGGAACGGTATCTCGAGGGGCGAAACCTTATGCTGGAAGACTTCGGGAATTTTGTCGAGGTCAGCAATATCGATGCGATCAAAACACTTGTCGGGAAAAATTGCGGGATTACGTTCCTGTATGAAGCGGCGGTGCGCAGAGAGCTATGCGAAGGCACTCTGAAAAAGATTCCGCTGGAGGAGTTTTCCCTCACGCACGACCTGACCTTTATCTGGCGTAAGGGGAGCGTGTTTTCCGAAAATTACAGGAAAATATTCCTTGAATTGCAGGAAGCTCCGGGCGCTGCGGGCTGAATGGAAACGCGGGCAGGACGAGCGGCCCGGGAAGAAAGAAATAGAGAGATTTGCGGTTGACTTCAACCTTTGTTTCCGTTATTATAAAATAAATGAAACGTTCAAAAAGTAATCAAATGATTGAAAATAACGAAGAATGTTTTAAAATAAGGAAAATATGCCGGATTTGGCGCTCTGATTGATTTTGAACAAAATGAGCAAAATCATTAATCGGCCGAAGGCGAACGGTGAGGGAGAGGTATGCCAGAGACATTTCAGGGGAATCAGGACAAGGAGCGGAAGCTGGAACGGCACAAGATTGCGACCATGCGCGACGTCGCGCGGCTTGCCGGCGTATCTCAAGGCACGGTTTCAAACGTTCTGAATGGTGTGAAGGGCGTAAGCAGCGATAAGATAAAGCGCGTGGAAGCGGCGGTGAGGGAGCTTGGATATGAGCAGAATGCCCTCGCCAAAAACCTGAAGACCAGCAAAAACGGAAATACGATCTATGTGGTTTTTCCCAATCTCAACGAACCGGAGTTTGAAGAGATATTCGATGCGGTAACCCGGATGGCGGAAGAGCGCGGTTTTTCCCTGAACGTATTTGTGTGCAGCGAGCTTCCTTACCGGGAGAAGCAGATATTGAACCAAGCGCGGATGTTCAACGCAGATGGAATCCTGCTGATTACCTGTCAACCGGAAAACGAGCGGTTGTTCCAGAAGCTGGAGAAGGGCGGGCACCGCGTTGTAGGGATGCTCCGCAAAATTGAAAACTGCGGCTTTGTCGGCATTGACGTCAGGGAGGTCCTGATAAAAAATATCAACAGGCAGATCGGCTGCGGGATCAAAAGGATTGCGATGCTGACGGGACCGCGGGAATATTCTTTCGATACGGCCTGCGTCGACGCGTACCTGAACGCCTTGTTTTCCGCCGATATCGAGATCCGCAACGATTATCTGCTGACTACCGAATATGACAAGGAAAGCGCGATGCAGCAGGCGGTCCGCCTCCTGAACCTCGAGGAAAAGCCCGAAGCGATTTATGTGACGAGCGAGGTTTTGGCGGAAGGAGTGCGCAAAGCGGTTGCGCTTACAAGCATTGACGGGAAAGATATTCCCAAATTGATTATCATGAAGAGCAGGCGGTGGACGGACACGCCGGCGGCAAATGAGGAAAGCATGATCCTTCCGTATGGGAAGATGGGAAAGATGGCGTTCGAGATGCTGGCGGGGCTGATTGGAAACCCGAAAGGAGGCGCCGAAGAGCGTCTTATAAAGCCGGAGGAAAAGCAGGAAGAGCTGTTGAAGCTGCAAGCCGGAAAGCCGCGGCAAGGACGTGTGCGGGTTCTTTTGCCGAACAACCATGCGGGCCGCGCGGTGAAATATCTGTGTAATGATTTTACGAGGAGCACGGGGATTGGGGTGCAGGCAGACCTGATAAATTACCGTGGAATGCTCGATGAAATCTGGAGGAGCAGCGACGGGAAATATGATGTGTTCGCCCTTGACGTGCCGTGGGTCAAAGAACTTGTGGTGGAGGGCTGCCTTGAACTGCTGGAGGATTATATCGGAGACGCTTCCCAGCTGCGGGAAAGGTTTCCGGGACAGATATTCGACGCCTATTCGCTGATGAACGGCCGGGTGTGGACGCTGCCCTTTAGTTTTACGACGCAGCTGCTGTTTTACCGCAAGGACCTTTTCGAGAAGCTGAAGAACCAGCGCCTTTATTTTGAGTGGTATAAGGAAGAGCTGAGGGTTCCGACGACATGGGAAGAATATAATAAGGTGGCCCGCCTGTTTACCCGGAAATTCAATCCGGATTCCGACACCCTTTACGGGACCTCGCTGTCCGGAAGGGTACCCACCGGAGCGACGAGCGAATATCTGCCGCGCATATGGGCGCAGGGGATCGACCTTTTCAATGGCGAGACGGCGATCAATGACCGCGAAAAAGCGGTGTATGCGTTGGAAAACTATATTGAATGCTATGATTATGCCCATCCTGACGCACCGGACTGGTGGTGGGATGACGAGGCGATGGATTTCTGCCAGGGAAATTCCGCAATGATGGTGCAGTATTCCGACCAGGTGACTATCCTGCGGGACAGGAATATATCGCGCGTTGTCGGCAAGGTGGGATACGATGTGGTCCCGGGGAACGCTTCCCTGTTCGGGGGATGGTCTATCGGGATGAACAGTCATTCCAAGGAAAAGGCGGCGGCGTATGAATTCATCAAATGGGCGGCTTCGGAGCGGATGTCGGTGGTGAACGCCGTATTGGGACGGATCATTCCGTATACGAGCATTTGCGACAGTACGGAACTTCTGAACCTGTATCCATGGCACAAGGAGACGTTCGAGGTATTTCAAGATGCGAAAAAGCGCTTTGCGCCGAATACGGCGGATGGCAGGTGTATTTCGGAAAATGTATTTGAAAAGATCATTGGCAGCACGGTAAATGAGGCGATTACGAAAAAATGCACGGCAAAAGAAGCGGTTGACAGGATGGATACGGAGATTGGGAAGATTTACCTGAGATAACGGAACGCGTAATGGCCGTTTCCCTTATGGGAAACGGTTTTTTTGTTACAAGAAAAAATTAAAATTCAAAAATAAAATTATTGACACGTTACAAAAATTATTGTAATATAAACTTACAACAAAGGCCAGCAGCCTTTTAAAAGCAATAAACCCCAATATAAAAAGAAAAATCAATAATAAAAAGACTGAATAAAAGCAAATAAAAATTATTTTGATACGATACAAATATATTTTAACGTTTAAATATATGCGGACAAATGGCGTGCCGGGATGACCGTCCCGCATACGGATGGACGCAAATCAAAAAATAAACGGCAATCGGCGGAGGGAGAGGACGCGATGGAGACGCAACGACAAAAATACTTGGAGGACAAGGCGTGGAAAATACGGAAAACCGGGCTTGAAATGGTGAAGGAAGCAAGGTCCGGGCACATAGGAGGCGCTTTTTCCCTTGCGGAAATTATGGCGGTGCTCTATTTTGAAAAAATGAAGATCGACCCGGAAAACCCGCAATGGGCAGAACGGGACCGGCTGGTACTTTCCAAGGGGCACGCTACGGTGGCACTGTATCCAACGCTTGCCCTGAGGGGATTTTTTCCGGCAAAGCGGCTGAAAACGTTCCGCAAGATCGACGGGTCGCTTTCGGGGCACGCGGAAATGAGGAATGTCGAAGGAGTGGATATGTCGACCGGATCGCTGGGCCAGGGGTTCTCGGCGGCGGTCGGGATGGCCCGGGCCGCGAAAATGACGGGAAACGGATGCACGGTCTATGCAATTTTGGGAGACGGGGAAATTCAGGAAGGCCAGATATGGGAAGCGATGATGTATGCGGGAGCGCATGGGCTCGATAACCTGGTGGCTATACTGGACT
It encodes the following:
- the ruvB gene encoding Holliday junction branch migration DNA helicase RuvB, coding for MEEESRIVSGMKMNEDVTADVTLRPQSLGEYIGQDKVKEKMAVFIEAAKKRGEALDHVLLYGPPGLGKTTLAHIIAQELNVNIRITSGPAIERPGDLAALLTNLSDKDVLFIDEIHRLNSSVEEVLYPAMEDYALDIILGKGPSARSMRIDLPRFTLVGATTRAGMLTSPLRDRFGVMGRLQMYDTDQLKTIVKRSARILEIEVDEEGAAEIARRSRGTPRIANRLLRRVRDFADVRAEGIITRDAADQGLKLLEVDELGLDNSDRLILDAIITKFGGGPVGLDTLAATTGEESGTIEDVIEPFLLQLGFIQRTPRGRCATENAYRHMGLPLPKNIDSKGQTRLF
- the queA gene encoding tRNA preQ1(34) S-adenosylmethionine ribosyltransferase-isomerase QueA, producing the protein MKTSDFDYNLPEELIAQTPIEPRDHSRLLVYDRETQEVSHRHFYDVTDYLKQGDVLVLNETKVLPARLYGKKRGTGTDFEFLLLKRLKLDVWEAIMRPGKKLKPGGWVDFGGDLCAELLCKKEDGVCEVRFRYDGVFEELLDKYGNMPLPPYITKRLERKERYQTVYAKEDGSAAAPTAGLHFTPELLDKIEGMGVTVVKILLHVGLGTFRPMKEETVEEHVMHSEYYSVSPQAAETINAAKREGRRVIAVGTTSVRTLESAARNRLVQAGSADTDIFIYPGYEYQIVDALITNFHLPKSTLIMLVSALMGREATLDVYRQAVEERYRFFSFGDAMMIV
- a CDS encoding EFR1 family ferrodoxin (N-terminal region resembles flavodoxins. C-terminal ferrodoxin region binds two 4Fe-4S clusters.), which codes for MKLWAVYFSATGTTKKIVTAVARVLGERLGAEKYEFDFTLPAARRGWPEFKREDIAVFGIPVYAGRVPNVLLRYLDTVAGNGALAVPVVLYGNRNFDDALAELRDILVKDGFMPAAGAAFIGEHAFSRRLAKGRPDEKDMERAKRFAEKIFTKLEMGTVSGPEIPGIPFPYRGYYMPRDGEGNPIDIRRVKPRTADCCGGCGICVDVCPMGSISRENVRECGGICIKCGACVKACPKHAKYFDDEGYLCHLHQLEEGLKDRREPELFL
- a CDS encoding YeiH family protein, whose protein sequence is MKFLRTNWTGIILCLLIAIPAFFLGKLLPVVGGPVFAILTGMLLALLIKRKEVLQPGINFTSKKILQWAVVLLGFGMNLAEILRLGAQSLPIIISTISTSLILAFILYRAMKMPSRISTLIGVGSSICGGSAIAATAPVIGANDEEIAQSISVIFLFNVIAALIFPTLGGALGLSNEGFGLFAGTAINDTSSVTAAAAAWDGIHGSNTLDQATIVKLTRTLAIIPITLVLAFVRTRKEKKLDAAAGTAFSFKKIFPWFVLFFVLASVVTTIFNLPAFVTGPLKELSKFFIIMAMAAIGLNTHIVKLVRTGGKPIFMGLVCWIGIAAVSLGMQHLLGIW
- a CDS encoding LysR family transcriptional regulator, coding for MLDFRMDTFLMVCETMNFTRAAERLNITQPAVSQHIRFLEDYYGAKLFAYQGKKMEITEAGRLLQSAGLTMKHDVMSLKEEMGGLGDGESLRFGVTLTVGEFVIPEPAARYLANHPEAALRMDVSNTKELLRKLDGGEIDFALVEGNFAKSEYEHLVYATEPYIAVCGADHAFRTEVHKIEDLTGERIIVREAGSGTREILERYLEGRNLMLEDFGNFVEVSNIDAIKTLVGKNCGITFLYEAAVRRELCEGTLKKIPLEEFSLTHDLTFIWRKGSVFSENYRKIFLELQEAPGAAG
- a CDS encoding extracellular solute-binding protein, with product MPETFQGNQDKERKLERHKIATMRDVARLAGVSQGTVSNVLNGVKGVSSDKIKRVEAAVRELGYEQNALAKNLKTSKNGNTIYVVFPNLNEPEFEEIFDAVTRMAEERGFSLNVFVCSELPYREKQILNQARMFNADGILLITCQPENERLFQKLEKGGHRVVGMLRKIENCGFVGIDVREVLIKNINRQIGCGIKRIAMLTGPREYSFDTACVDAYLNALFSADIEIRNDYLLTTEYDKESAMQQAVRLLNLEEKPEAIYVTSEVLAEGVRKAVALTSIDGKDIPKLIIMKSRRWTDTPAANEESMILPYGKMGKMAFEMLAGLIGNPKGGAEERLIKPEEKQEELLKLQAGKPRQGRVRVLLPNNHAGRAVKYLCNDFTRSTGIGVQADLINYRGMLDEIWRSSDGKYDVFALDVPWVKELVVEGCLELLEDYIGDASQLRERFPGQIFDAYSLMNGRVWTLPFSFTTQLLFYRKDLFEKLKNQRLYFEWYKEELRVPTTWEEYNKVARLFTRKFNPDSDTLYGTSLSGRVPTGATSEYLPRIWAQGIDLFNGETAINDREKAVYALENYIECYDYAHPDAPDWWWDDEAMDFCQGNSAMMVQYSDQVTILRDRNISRVVGKVGYDVVPGNASLFGGWSIGMNSHSKEKAAAYEFIKWAASERMSVVNAVLGRIIPYTSICDSTELLNLYPWHKETFEVFQDAKKRFAPNTADGRCISENVFEKIIGSTVNEAITKKCTAKEAVDRMDTEIGKIYLR
- a CDS encoding transketolase, with amino-acid sequence METQRQKYLEDKAWKIRKTGLEMVKEARSGHIGGAFSLAEIMAVLYFEKMKIDPENPQWAERDRLVLSKGHATVALYPTLALRGFFPAKRLKTFRKIDGSLSGHAEMRNVEGVDMSTGSLGQGFSAAVGMARAAKMTGNGCTVYAILGDGEIQEGQIWEAMMYAGAHGLDNLVAILDCNKVQLDGTVKEVLDTGDLKAKFESFGMHTQRIDGHSVREIAQAIDAAKETRQKAHMIIADTIKGKGVSFMEGKNQWHGKTPSDEEFEQAFAELEARS